Genomic segment of Arachis stenosperma cultivar V10309 chromosome 4, arast.V10309.gnm1.PFL2, whole genome shotgun sequence:
TTTTGCTTTGATTTGAACGATTGGACCTTTGCCTTTATTATTAAgatttctctttttattttgctttgatTTGAACGATTGGACCTTTGCCTTTATGATTAagatttctctttctttcttctctgaTGAAATGGACAAGGAAGGAAGCTCTCTCTCTTTTGTTCTGATGCCGACCGAAGCAAGTAGAGAGAGGGAAGTCTTCAATCTTGGATGATAAGCTTGATGGAGTCAACTTGGACTTAGGTtggatttcttcttcttcagcccAAGTGATTTCTTTGCTTAACACCTTTGGGCTTTTAGTGCTTTATAGCCCTTTTTGTTTCTGGTTTAATTTCTATCATATTGGGCTGCTGCAACTATATTTCTTTGTTCAAAATTAATTTGGGCTTTATTTGAAAGTGTAGCATACTATGAAAGCTTCAGCtttttgtttcatttatttGGGCTGTTGCATTATTGAAATTTAGATTGCATCACTTAAAACAAAATCATCAAAACTAATTGAGTAGTTGGCCCAAGGATGCAGCAAATAGTAATAGTTTCAAAGAGTTATAACATCTCATGAAAGATGACTAAGTGGATTTGTTTAGCCCAAAACTGAGTCAAAACAAATaagcaattaaaaaaatatccagCTCAAATTTTAACCAAAACAGAGCATCAAGACTAGCAATGGCAAAGCAGAGCAACAAATCACGTAAAGCAAATTCACATTCACATGCCAAATAAAACACAGCAGCAgcaaaatttcaaattcttttatGCTACTActccccttttgtcatcaagggtggAACAAAAAAACACTTAAACCTGCAACAAAATGTTAGTTCAAAGTCCAAAATAAGTGAATAACTGAAATTAAGTGCAACATTAAACAGAGCATTAAGTCTGACGATGGCAAAATAGCAATGATCAATTCAAGTTCTGATGCCCAAAACTAAGACATAGCAGCTTATCATGTAAGGCAGATTCATAAACTGAAATTCACTTTCAAAAATCATATGACAGCACATTCAAAATTCACATGACAACaaccaatttaaaaaatatcacaaTAGTAGCAATCAAGattcataataaaaattcaGCAGCAATCAAAATTCACAATCATGCTACTCATACTCATACAGCCACTCTATCTCTAGATTTTCTGAGAAAGTTTTCATGCTTGGTGGCTAGTTTTCTTTGCTCCTTACTCATAGCAATCAAATGGGTTGACTGAGAAACAAACTCCTGCACCACATCCTTAACGACCTCATATAAAGTAGATTTGTGTCCAGTGGAGGCTGAAGTACCCGTGGTAGAAGGAGGATGAGTCTTCTGGTTCATAGTCATCACCATCTTCATCAAGAACCACATTTTCAGAATGAGTGGGTCCATTTTTCTACTGTTTCATTGAACCACCTCCCTTTAGATATGAATGTCTATTTTCATAATCCTCATTGGACAACTCAACACCAAAATGCTCAAAAATACAAGTTAGAAACATGCCATAAGAAAGGGCTTTGTCTTTCTCACTTCTAACAGAGTCAAACATGTATCTAACCATCaaataagcaaaagaaattTCTATTTTAGTGAGCAGGGCATACAGAACAAGAGTGTTAGTGTAAGATACCCTTTGCTATGAACCACTATGAGGAAGTATGATGTGATTTACAATACGGTGCAACTGAGCATGTTCATAACCCAAGGCTTTAGGAGTAGGGGTGATGCCATCAATTAGAGAAACATGTTCACAAATATGAGCCAGAGTATCATTGAAAGAAGGACCTACCCCTTCATCCCACTTACCAGATGTATAGGCACATGCACCAACATCAGTGTATTTCAGAAAATCACTGATGGTTTCATTATTCAGAATTATGTCATGGCCTTTTAcataggaatgaacagtccccTCATGGTAAGTCATGTTTGCATAAAATTTCTTGACTAAAACTGGGTAAgctgatttttttattttaaaaaatggttCGAGTCCAGAAAAATGAGATTATCAATAAACTCAAAACCTTTCTTTTTCAGAATTTGTAAATCAACCAAAAAGACTTGACATCATGAAAAAGTATtttgattttgagaaaaataaatattttaaaagaataaaaacttatttaaataaaactttttcaCTAAAGACAAAATACACAAAATCACAAGAATTTAAGGAAACACATTGGACCATCACATGTAACACTCATTGGTCCAGAGATGGTTGTGTTTAAGGAAGCATATTGAACCACTCAGAATCTGAACTTTAGGGTCGGCCTAGATGATTCAGCATGTGCAATAAGGCCTAGAGAGCGAAGTTAAGAAAGATGGTTCTTCATATACCCAAAATTGTCTCATAcctgtttatgagacaaaaacTCCAACAAACACATCAGCAACTTTCAAACAATGAATCATAGCTTAAAATTCCTAGACTAGTCCTAAGCATGCAAAATCTATCCTCAACTAGTGGTTTAGTGAAAATATCAGCTAATTGCTTCtctgatttaacaaattgaatgctaATATCCCAGTTTTGaacatgttctcttattgagtgaaatCTCACTTCAATATGTTTAGTCCTAGAgtgcaaaactggatttttagaaatattaatagcactcatattatcacaaaacaaggaaatattttcaatatttaatttgtaatcagcaagctgtgtttttaaccaCATAAGCTGAGAACTGcaagaagaagcagctatatactcagcctctATAGTGGATAACGCCACTGTTGGCTGCTTCTTACTTGAACAAAAGTTCAAGGACTTTCCAAGGAAAGAATATAAGCCTGATGTTCTCCTTCTATCAACTCTATCACCGGCAAAATCTGCAATACAATAACCAACTGCAGAAAAATCATCAGTTTTAGCATACCAAAGACCAAAATTAgatgtgccatgaacatatTTAATGATCCTCTTAACTGCAGAAAGATGAGACTCTTTTGGTTTAGATTGGAATCTTGAACACATtccaacactttgcacaatatcAGGTCTAGAGGAAGTTAAGTACATAAGAGAGCCAATCgttcctctatacctagtctTATCTAcatctttctttgtttttccctTGTCTAATTTTGAATTAGGGTGCATGGGAGTTCCCATGGTTTTGGCATTTTccataccaaatttcttaactagttccttggcatacttctcttgatgaatgaaaataccacttttaatttgtttattttgtaGTCCAAGGgaaaaattaagttcacccattatactcatgtcaaattcacttgtcatgagtTTTTCAAATTCAGTACAAAGGGATTTATTGGttgatccaaaaataatgtcatcaacatatatttggactagaatgaaagaatcattagaattcTTGATAAATAGAGTAGTATCTAtggtgcctctttgaaaactatttttcaaaagaaaagagctaaatctttcataccaagctctaggagcttgtctcaaaccatagagagcttttgataatttgaaaacatggttgaaaaattctttatttttaaaacctTTTGTGGCTCctccacatacacttctctatctatTACACCATTTAAGaatgcacatttcacatccatttgatataatttaaaaccacaaaaggtagcataagctaagagaagtcttatggcttccattcgggcaacagggggcaaaggattcatcaaagtctatttcttcttcttggtcatatccttgtgccactagccttgctttgtttcttgcaatgctaCAATCCTCTCCTAGCTTGTTCCGAAATATCCACTTGGTAccggtcactttctttccaTTCGGCCTTGGAACCAATATCCACACTTGTTCTTCTCAAATTCAAGAAGCTCATCTTCCATTGCCTTTACCCAAGAAGGGTCATTAAGGGCTTCTTTGACATTCTGAGGCTCTATTTGAGAGAGAAGAGCCATGTTTGATTCTTCATTTGCCTTTCTAGTTGAAGACCTAGTCTTAACACCATGGGATACATCCCCAATGACAAATTCGTCAagataattcttcaagaatctccattcACGAGGTCTGGTGGACTTGGAGGCAAATTCAGTCACCAAGGGATTAAGGGAACTGGTGGTTTTAGAATTtccttcagattcatgagacaaaacaGAATTGTCTCTTAAATTTTCAGCGGCTGTAGTTTCTGGTTTAGGTTGACCagaattttcattttcatgattttgtgCAGTTTCACTgtccttttgagcttgattcCCTGCATCATAGTCTTTCAAAATACTTTGACCCAAGTTAGTATCAtaaaatgtaacatgtatggactcctcaattatcctagcatcttgatgataaactctatatgctttactagttgtggaGTATCCTACAAATAAGCACTCATAcgcctttggatcaaatttccctaaattatctttattattaagaacaaaacatttgcatccaaagatgtgcaagtaATCCTAGTTTTGTGGGTaacctttccaaagttcataaggggttttcttcaaaaatttccttatgatagttctattcaaaatgtggcaagctgtgttaaccgcttcagcccaaaagaattttggaacattgctctcacaaagcatagctcttTTCATTTCTTGaatgcttctatttcttctttccacaacaccattttgttgtggtgtcctTGAACAAGATAAATTGTGAGATATTCcaaattcctcacaaaagaattcaaataaatagttttcaaattcggttccatgatcacttcttatGGAAGAGATctttaaatccttttcattttaaattttctttcaaaagatttcaaaggccgaaaaggcttcatttttgtgtgcaagaaataaaacccaacTAAACCTAGAATAGTCATCCACAATCactaaaccataatgtttaccacctaagctttgagttcttgttggaccaaataaatcaacATGTAGCAACTCAAAtggtcttttagtagagatgtcttcctttgatttaaataaatattttgtttgttttcccatttggcaagcagcacaagtgatgtctttgtcaaaccTTATCAAAGTAAGACATGTTACTAAACCTTTCTTGACAAGTTTGTTTATTTAAAACATACTTGCATATTTTGATACTTTAGAATGAAAACAAGCTATATTTTGATCCTTTAGTTCATCAAGGGTAGGTCCATACACATTGTTACAACGCTTAGCAACAAAAAGCACTTCATCGGTCTTTTCATTTACAACACAGCATTCAAGTCTTTTGAAAGTCACCACATATCCCAAATCACATAATTGACTTATACTCAAAAGATTGTGCCTCAAGCCATTTACCAAAAAGACATCATCAATGAAAGTGGAGTGGTTATTACCTACTTTTTCAACAGTAACTATTTTACCTTTTCAatcatctccaaaggtcacaaaacctccatcatacttgtTCAGTTTGATGAAGAAAGTTGACCTTCCAGTCATATGCCTTGAgcatctgatgagcggataatttatacgctttttggcattgtttttaggtagtttttagtatgatttagttagtttttagtatataattattagtttttatgctaaaatcacatttctggactttactatgagtttgtgtatttttctgtgatttcaggtatatTCTGGCTGAagttgagggatctgagcaaaaatctgattcagagactgaaaaaggactgaagatgctgttggattctgacctccctgcactcgaagtgagttttcttgggctttccagaaatgtataataatctatactttgcccgagatgtGATGGCCCAAATTAGGGTCAAAACACCggtcagagacccttttctggcgttaaacgccagaactggcatagaagctggagttaaacgcccaaactagcaccagagctggcgtttaactccaagaaaagcctatgcacgtgggccccggaagtggatttctacatcatttacttatttctgtaaaccctaggttactagttggctataaataggaccttttactattgtattttcatattttgatcatctttgatcctagaccttgttcttatttattttcaacggtggagtttctacacatcatagattaaggtgtggagctctgctgttcctcatgaatcaatgcaattactactgttttctattcaattcaagcttattcttgttctaagatattcactcgtacttcaacctgatagatgtgatgatccgtgacactcatcatcatcctcccttatgaacgcgtgcctgacaaccacctttgTTCTATCTGcgagagcttgagtgtgtatctcttggcctcctggttcacaatgcatggttgcctctcctgacaacagagcttCCATTCCGTGCAATCAGAGTCATcttggtataagctagaatcaattgacAGCAATCTTAAggtccgaaaagtctaaaccttgtgtgtggtattccgagtaggatctgggatgggatgatggtgcgcgaaattgtgaacaatacttttcacaactctcataatccccggtaatgaaccccaaaaacttggtgttcaataccatggcataaacacaacttcgcacaactaaccagcaagtgcactgggtcgtccaagtaataaaccttacgcgagtaagggtcgatcccatggagattgttggtatgaagcaagttatggtcatcttgtaaatcttagtcaggcaaactcaaatggatatggtgatatacgaataaaacataaagataaagatagagatacttatgtaattcattggtgggaatttcaaataagcgcatgaagatgctgtgtcccttccgtctctctgctttcctactgtcagttctcaatcaggccggaatagaatccagtgattcttttgcgtctgtcactaacgccccgcgttcaggagtttgaagcacgtcacagtcattcaatcattgaatcctactcagaataccacagacaaggttagaccttccggattctcttgaatgccgccatcagttctagcctataccacgaagactctaatctcacggaatggctggctcggttgtcaggcgagcgctcggttgtcagcgatcaaaccatgcatcgtgtatcaggaatccaagatattcacccaatctaaggtagaacggaggtggttgtcagtcacacgttcataggtgagaatgatgatgagtgtcacggatcatcacattcatcaagttgaagaacataatctcacggaatggctggctcggttgtcaggcgagcgctcggttgtcaggcgatcaaccatgcatcgtgtatcaggaatccaagagatattcacccaatctaaggtagaacggaggtggttgtcagtcacacgttcataggtgagaatgatgatgagtgtcacggatcatcacattcatcaagttgaagaacaagtgatatcttggaacaagaacaagcggaattgaatagaagaacaatagtaattgcattaatactcgaggtacagcagagctccacaccttaatctatggtgtgtagaaactccaccgttgaaaatacataagaacaaaagtgatcattggcttcggccccagagagggaaccagaaaaaccaagatgataatacaatagtaaaaggtcctatttatagagaactagtagcttaagaattacaaagatgagtaaataacataaaaatacacttccgggcccacttggtgtgtgcttgggctgagcaatgaagcattttcgtgtagagactcttcttggagttaaacgccagcttttgtgccagtttgggcgtttaactcccattttggtgccagttccggcgtttaacgctgggaattctgaaggtgactttgaacgccgatttgggccatcaaatattgggcaaagtatggactatcatatattgctggaaagcccaggatatctactttccaacgcagttgagagcgcgccaattgggcttcggtagctccagaaaattcacttcgagtgcagggaggtcagaatccaatagcatctgcagtccttttcagtctctgaatcagatttttgctcaggtccctcaatttcagccagaaaatacctgaaatcatagaaaaacacacaaactcatagtaaagtccagaaaagtgaattttaactaaaaactaataaaaatatactaaaaacatactaaaaacaatgccaaaaagcgtacaaattatccgctcatcacaacaccaaacttaaattgttgcttgtcctcaagcaactgaaaatcaaataagataaaaaagaagagaatatgcaatgaattccaaaaacatctatgaagatcagtattaattagatgagcggggcttttagctttttgcctctgaacagttttggcatctcactctatcctttgaaactcagaatgattggcttctttaggaactcagaatccagatagtgttattgattctcctagctaagtataatgattcttgaacacagctacttattgagtcttggctgtggcccaaagcactctgtcttccaatattaccaccagatacatacatgccacagacacataattgggtgaaccttttcagattgtgactcagctttgctaaagtccccaattagaggtgtccagggttcttaagcacactctttttgccttggatcacaactttatttctttctttttcttttctttttctttctctcttttttttttcttttttcgtctcttttctcttttttttttttcgtttttttttgtattcactgctttttcttgcttcaagaatcatttttatgatttttcagatcctcagtaacatgtctcctttttcatcattctttcaagagccaacattcatgaatcacaaattcaaaagacatatgcactgtttaagcatgcattcagaaaacaaaagtgttgccaccacatcaaaataattaaactattataaaattcaaaattcatgcaattctttttctttttcaattaagaacattttttttttcaagaaaggtgatggattcataggacattcataactttaaggcatagacacttaagacactaatgatcataagacacaaacatggataaacataagcatgaaaattcgaaaaacaagaaaataaagaacaaggagattaaagaacgggtccactttagtgatggcggcttgttcttcctcttgaagatcttatggagtgcttgagctcctcaatgtctcttccttgtctttgttgctcctctcttatgattctttgatcttctctaatttcatggaggaggatggaatgttcttggtgctccacccttaattgtcccatgttggaactcaattctcctagggaggtgttcagttgctcccaatagtcttgtggaggaaagtgcatcccttgaggcatctcagggatctcatgatgagaggggtctcttgtttgctccatccttttcttagtgatggcttatcctcatcaatggggtgtctccttctatgtcaactccaactgaataacagaggtgacaaatgagtgaggaaaggctaaccttgccaaggtggaggacttgtccgccaccttatagagttcttgggctataacctcatgaacttccacttcttctccaatcatgatgctatgaatcatggcccggtctagagtaacttcggaccggttgctagtgggaatgattgagcgttggataaactccaaccatcctctagccacgggcttgaggtcatgccttcttagttgaaccggcttccctcttgaatctctcttccattgggcgccctcttcacaaatgtcagtgaggacttggtccaacctttgatcaaagttgacccttttagtgtaaggatgttcatctccatgcatcataggcaagttgaatgccaaccttacatttttcggactaaaatccaagtattttccccgaaccatagtaagccaattctttggatccgggttcacactttgatcatggctcttggtgatccatgcattggcatagaactcttgaaccatcaagattctgacttgttgaatggggttggtaagaacttcccaacctcttcttcggatctcatgtcggatctccggatattcactctttttgagtgaaaaagggacctcggggatcaccttcttcaaggccacaacttcatagaagtggtcttgatgcacccttgagatgaatctctccatctcccatgactcggaggtagaagcttttgccttccctttcctctttctagaggtttctccggccttggatgccataaatggttatggaaaaacaaaaagcaatgcttttaccacaccaaacttaaaaggtttgctcgtcctcgagcaaaagaagaaagaagagagtagaagaagaagaaatgaggaagaagggaatgtgatgagcggataatttgtatgctttttggcattgtttttagtatgtttttagtatcttttagttagtttttagtatatttttattagtttttaattaaaattcacttttctggactttactatgagtttgtgtgtttttctatgatttcaggtattttctggctgaaattgagggttctgagcaaaaatctgatccagagactgaaaaggactgcagatgctgttggattctgacctccctgcactcgaagtggattttctggagctacagaagcccaattggcgcgctcttaacggcattggaaattagacatcctgggctttccagcaatatataatagtccatactttgcccaagatttaatggcccaaaccggcgctcaaagtctcCTACAGAAatgaactggcataaaatttggagttaaacgcccaaactggcatgaaagctggcgtttaactccagaaaaggtctctacacgaaattccttcattgctcagcccaagcacacaccaagtgggcccggaagtggatttttctgtcatttactcatttctgtaaaccttaggacactagtttactactaataggaccttttgacattgtatctgtgccttatgacctcataacattttttacacgtttcttgtgtacttcccacagcatgagtctctaaaccccatggttgggggtgaggagctctgctgtgtcttgatggattaatgcaattactactgtttcttactcaatcatgcttgcttccattctaagatatcacttgctcttaacccggatgaatgtgatgatccgtgacactcatcatattctcaactatgaacgtgtgactgacaactctatcttagattaagtagatatctcttgggttctttaatcggaatcttcgtggtataagctagaactgatggcggcattcaagagaatccggaaggtctaaaccttgtctgtggtattctgagtaggattcaatgactggatgactgtgacgtgcttcaaactcctgaaggcggggcgttagtgacagacgcaaaagaatcactggattctattccggcctgattgagaaccgacagatgaattccgctatgctgtgacagagcatatgcaatcgctttcactgagaggatgggaggtagccactgacaacggtgaaaccctacacacagcttgccatgggaggagacttgcgtgtttgaagaagaagacagtaggaaagcagagattcagaagatggagcatctccaaacctcaacctattctccattactgcaaaacaagtaaccattgcatgttcttttgcttttcacaatcaatcctgataaattctgatatcctgactaagatttacaagataaccatagcttgcttcaagccgacaatctccgtgggatcgacccttgctcacgcaaggtattac
This window contains:
- the LOC130975214 gene encoding secreted RxLR effector protein 161-like, which gives rise to MGTPMHPNSKLDKGKTKKDVDKTRYRGTIGSLMYLTSSRPDIVQSVGMCSRFQSKPKESHLSAVKRIIKYVHGTSNFGLWYAKTDDFSAVGYCIADFAGDRVDRRRTSGLYSFLGKSLNFCSSKKQPTVALSTIEAEYIAASSCSSQLMWYETILGI